A part of Scleropages formosus chromosome 3, fSclFor1.1, whole genome shotgun sequence genomic DNA contains:
- the LOC114910260 gene encoding group XIIB secretory phospholipase A2-like protein yields MLPSTLLVLCLILVSALAQDPDPKAVVSNKGANDTQGTDDDSDWGIGSIRDSFEAVNGYFDSFLEVLGGRNGVCQYRCRYGKAPLPRPDYQTPEPDGCGSHFLGLPLPERLDFGIPAMTKCCNQLDLCYDTCGSNKYRCDSKFRWCLHSICSDLKKSLGFVSKVETCEAMADTLFNTVWTLGCKSFMNSQRAACLCEGEEKDEL; encoded by the exons ATGCTGCCTTCAACCCTGCTGGTACTGTGCCTTATCCTGGTTTCAGCCCTTGCTCAGGACCCTGACCCTAAGGCAGTAGTGTCCAACAAAGGGGCCAACGACACACAAGGCACGGACGACGACTCGGACTGGGGTATCGGTTCCATCCGGGACAGCTTCGAGGCCGTCAACGGGTATTTTGACTCCTTCCTGGAGGTGCTGGGAGGTCGCAACGGCGTGTGCCAGTACCGCTGTCGTTATG GCAAAGCCCCTCTTCCTCGGCCCGACTACCAGACTCCAGAACCTGATGGCTGCGGCTCCCATTTTCTGGGCCTTCCATTACCAGAAAGA CTCGACTTTGGCATCCCAGCCATGACCAAGTGCTGCAACCAGCTTGACTTGTGCTACGACACCTGCGGCTCCAATAAGTATCGATGTGACTCCAAGTTCCGCTGGTGTTTGCACTCCATTTGCTCCGACCTCAAGAAGAGCCTGGGCTTCGTGTCAAAGGTTGAAA cGTGTGAGGCAATGGCCGATACCCTGTTTAACACAGTGTGGACCTTGGGCTGCAAGTCCTTCATGAACAGCCAGAGAGCTGCGTGTCTTTGTGAGGGAGAGGAAAAAGATGAGCTGTAG